The DNA region ATCCCGAAGGCCGAGGTCGAGGAGCTCATCCTCGAAGAGGTCCCGGACATCGCCTACACCGACATCGGCGGCCTCGGCGCGCAGATCGAGCAGATCCGCGACGCGATCGAGCTGCCCTACCTGCACGCGGACCTGTACCGCGAGCACCAGCTCCGCCCGCCGAAGGGCGTGCTGCTTTACGGCCCGCCCGGCTGCGGCAAGACGCTCATCGCCAAGGCGGTGGCGAACTCCCTGGCCAAGCAGGTGCAGGCCAAGGCGGCGGCCGACTCTGACGGCAGCAGCAAGCCCGCGGAGGGGAAGTCCTTCTTCCTCAACATCAAGGGCCCCGAGCTGCTCAACAAGTACGTCGGCGAGACCGAGCGGCACATCCGCCTTGTCTTCCAGCGGGCCCGCGAGAAGGCCTCTGAGGGCATGCCGGTGATCGTGTTCTTCGACGAGATGGACTCGATCTTCCGCACCAGGGGCTCCGGCGTCTCCTCCGACGTGGAGAACACCATCGTCCCGCAGTTGCTGTCGGAGATCGACGGCGTTGAGGGCCTGGAGAACGTCATCGTCATCGGCGCCTCCAACCGCGAGGACATGATCGACCCGGCGATCCTGCGGCCAGGCCGCCTGGACGTCAAGATCAAGATCGAGCGGCCGGACGCCGAGGCGGCCGGGGACATCTTCTCCAAGTACGTGCTGCCGGAGCTCCCGCTGCACCCCGACGACCTGAAGGAGCACGGCGGCTCCGTCAAGGCGACGGTGGACGCGATGATCCAGCGCACGGTGGAGCGGATGTACTCCGAGTCCGAGGAGAACCGCTTCCTCGAGGTCACCTACGCCAACGGCGACAAGGAGGTCCTGTACTTCAAGGACTTCAACTCCGGCGCCATGATCGAGAACATCGTCAACCGCGCCAAGAAGATGGCGATCAAGGACTGGCTGGACCAGAAGCAGCGCGGCATCCGCGTCTCCCACCTCATGGCGGCCTGCGTCGATGAGTTCAAGGAGAACGAGGACCTGCCCAACACCACCAACCCGGACGACTGGGCCCGGATCTCCGGCAAGAAGGGCGAGCGGATCGTCTACATCCGGACGCTCATCTCCGGCAAGCAGGGCTCCGAGGCCGGCCGCTCGATCGACACTGTCGCGAACACGGGGCAGTACCTGTAGGCCTCACCTCTGGGCCTGCCGGCCGTCGACTGCCGAACACCTTCGTGACGCCCGGGGCGCGACGCGCCGCCCCGGGCGTCACGGCTGTCCCGGCCATGTTCAGCAACCTTCGGCGGGTGGGGTCGCGGGGCCCCTGCGCCGCACCCGTTCCACCTCCGCCGCCACCCATCCGGGGCGGAAGCGCACGTCCTCCCAGGTGAACCGCAGCAGCACGTAGCCGCGCGCCGCGAGGCCGTTGGCCCGGCGTCGGTCGATCCGATAGGCCTCCCGATCGGCGTGGAACTCGAAGCCGTCGCCCTCGATCACCAACCAGTCGTCGACCAGGAAGTCCACGACGCCGACGCCGGCGATCCAAACCTGGCTGCGCACCTCGCCGGACCCCAGGTCGAGCAGCAGGCGCAGCACCGACTCCAGGGGCGAGTCGGCCTTCCGGTCCAGATGGGCCACGGCCCGACGCAGCGCGGTGGCACCGGGGCCCGCGGCAACAGCCGCGGCTGCGTGCAGGTCGACCGTCCGCACGAGATGGGCGCGCAGCGCGGAGTCGATCACGCAGACGGCGTCGACCAGGCTCAGCGTGCGAGCACAGTCGAGCACCGTCCGACGGACGCTCGTGACAGCCGGCCAGGTCTCCACGTCGGCCGCACCCAAGGCTGCGCGGTGGACGCGGACGCCACGAGCCGCCCTACTGCTGCCGAGCGGGATGGTCACATGCAGCTCGTCCAGCTCGGCCCAGGTGCCCAGACCGTGCAGTCGCGCCGCGGTCACGTGCGAAGCCACCCCGCCCAGCCGCACGGCCGCAAGAAGCCCCGGCGGAGCAGTCGGAAGCGCGTAGCTCCCGCGGGCGATGCTGAGCACGACGCCACGGTCGGTTGCGGAACGTAGCGCCCGCTCGGGGACACCCATCACCCGCAGGCGGCCCCAGCGGGCGGCACCGCCGCACTTGGTGAGGGCCACCAGGGGATCCATGCCGCCGAGGATGCGCCCGCGGCACGGGTGCCGACTGGGCCTACCGACCGGTTGTGGACAGCGTTGCCCCTGTGGAGACCGCCGACCGCGTCGGCTGCCGAACATGGTGGTGACGGGTGCGGCGCTGGGCCTGCCGAACGGCGCCCCAGGTGTCACAGTCCGGTTCGGCAGCCTTCGCTTTCAGGGCGCCGTTCGGGCCTTGCCGGTGGGGCCCGGAACCGCCCTGGCGTGCTCGGTGGCCATCGAGGTCGTCAGGTTGCGTACGCCGAGCACGATCGCGGCCGCGCCGAACGCGGCTGCGGTGACCCGGATCGGGCCCATCCGCAGGTGCTCGTCGAAGGCCAGCACCCCGATGAACAGCGCGGTGACCGGCTCGCACAGCGTGATGGCGACCAACGGTGTGGACAGCCGGCCCCGCTGGAACGCGTTCTGGGTGAGGATCAGCGCGACGATGCTGACCGCGATGTAGAGGTACAGCCGCGGATCGGCCAGCAGGCTCCCGGGCGAGGAGGCCCGCGTGGCCGCCGCCTTGAGCAGCGCCGCCGCCACCCCGAACAGCGTCCCCGTCGCGATGGCCAGCGACACCGCCGACCATCGGGGCACGGCGAGGTGCAACGCGCCGGCGGCCACCACAACCACCGCAGCCACGGCGAACACGACCGACCACGCGGCCCAACTCGGGTTGGCGTGCGCCCGGTGCGGCTTGGCCGCCTCCAGGAACAGCGCGATCCCGGCCCCGGTGAGCGCGACCGCCCGCAGCTCGCCCGGGTCCGGGCGACGCCGCTCGATCAGGGACTCCAACGGAACCGCGATGACCAGGCCCAGCACCATCAGCGGCGCGACCACGCTCAGTGGCCCCAGCCGCAACGCCCAGAACTGCACCCCGACGCCGGCCGTCGCGGCCAACCTGCCCGCCAACCACAACGGCCTGCGGCACAACCGGACCAGCAGCCGCGGGTCGAGAACCTCGTACTGGTCCTCGCGGCGGGCGGCGACATGCTGGGCCGCCCAGCTCAGCGCGAACAGCGCGGCGGCGACCAGCGCCACCGGCACCGCCGCGGCCGTCACTCACGCCGCCGAGCGGCCCGCCACGCTACTCGCGCGTAGGGCGGAGCCGGGTTCGAGGCAGGACACGCGCGCCCGATGACCGTGGGTCCACAGGTGCGTGTCATCCGGCCTCGATACAGTCACGCTGCGGCGCCAGGCCGCGCTCGACGGAATTGGAACGGGAGAGTCTGTGACAGGTCCAGGTGCTGCTTGCTTCGGCGCCGAGGAACGCCAGGAAGTGCTCGACGTTCTGGCGTCCGGTCATCTTTCGCGTTACGGCCGTATGGACGATCCGGGCTTCGGCCACAAGGTCTACTCCCTCGAATGCGAGTTCGCTCAATTCTGTGGCGTGAACCATGCCGTGGCGACCAGTTCCGGCACCGGTTCCCTGCTCGTGTCGCTGCTCGCCGCCGGGATCCGTCCGGGTGACGAAGTCCTCGTGCCCGGCTTCACCTACGTCGCCTCCATCGGCGCCATCATCCACGCCCGAGCCGTTCCGGTGCTCGTCGAGGTCGACGAGTCGCTGACGATGGACCCGGTCGACGTCGCCGCAAAGATCACCGACCGGACCCGCGGAATCCTCGCGGTGCACATGCTCGGCAACGCCTGCGACATGGACCCGATCTGCAAGATCGCCGCGGACCACGGCCTGATCCTGATCGAGGACGTCTGCCAGGCCGGGGGAGGCTCCTACAAGGGTCGCCGGCTCGGTTCGTTCGGGGAGTTCGGCGCGTTCTCACTGAACCGGTACAAGATGATGTGCGCCGGCGACGGCGGGATCATCACCACCAACGACCGCTCCCTGTACGAACGTGCCTTCGCCCTGCACGACCAGGGCCACACGCCGCTGCGCGACGGGATGAAGGAAGCCGGACCGCGCAGCCTCATCGGCCTGAACTTCAAGATGAACGAACTGACCGGCGCGGTGGCACTTGCTCAACTGCGCAAGCTCGAAGCCATGCTGACCGCGCTGCGCATCCGCAAGGCCGCGCTGAAAACCGCGCTGGAGGCTGCCGTCGGGCCGGACCCGGACTGGGTCTACCGCACGCTGCCCGACCCGGAGGGGGAGTGCAGCAGCCTGTTGACAGTCCTGTTCCCGACCCAGGAGCGCGCCGCCGCGGTGGCCGAGCGTCTGGGTACCCGGACGGTCGCCGGCTCCGGCTGGCACGTCTACGGACTCATGGACCAGATCGTGGAGCACAAGACCGCGTCCCCGGACTGGTCGGAGCCCGCCCGGTACGCCCAGCCGGGCGACCTGCCGCGTACCGACGACATCCTGGCCCGCGCGCTCAACATCAGTGTCGGTGTGGTCGACAGCGGGATCGGTGCCGGATTCGGCATCAACATCCACGCGGAGCAGCCGGAGATCGATGCGGTCGCTGCGACGTTCGCGGCCGCCTGCACGGAGGCCTGACGTGTCTGTTCAGCTTGGTGTTCTCGGCTTCGGGAAGCTCGGCAGGATCCACGCCGAGCACGTCGCCACCTCCGAACGCGCCCGGTTGGTCGCGGTGTGCGACTCGAACCCCGAAGCGCTGCGCAGCGCCCAGGACCGCTACGGGGTCCGGGCCACCGCCGACCTCGCGGAGTTCCTCGCCGGCGACTTCGACGGCGTCGTGATCGCCTCGCCCACCCCGCTGCACCCGGAGCACATCCGGGCCGTCGCCCGGGCCGGCAAGGCGATCTTCACCGAGAAGCCGGTCGGCCTGTCGCTGACCCACACCGACCAGGTGCTGGCCGAGGTGGACGCGGCCGGGGTGGTCTTCCAGATCGGCTTCCAACGCCGCTGGGACGAGCGCTACCGCCTGGTGAAGAAGGTCATCGACTCCGGCGACATCGGCGACCCGGTGCTGCTCAAGGCCCACGGCCGCGACCCGGACGCCTCGAACCCGGCCAACTGGGGCCTGGACCGCAACGGCGGCCTGTTCCTGAACTGCGCGATCCACGACTACGACGTGGCTCGCTACCTGCTGGGCCGTGAGGTCGAGGCCGTCGGCGCCACCGGCGGCGCACTGGTGCACAAGGCACTGGCCGAGCGCGGCGACCTGGACACCTGCTTCACGACGCTGTTCTTCGGTGAGCAGGCCATCGCGCACACCGAGTGGAGCCGCTACGCCGCCTACGGCTACGACGTCGCCCTTGAGGTCGTCGGCACTCGCGGGATCGTCCACTTCGGCCGCGATCAGGACCGAACCGTGCTGGTCCGCGACATCCGCGGCGGGCTGACCGTGTTCGACGTCTTCGCCGACGCCTACCGCCGGTCGATCGAGGCGTTCGCCTCGGCGATCGCCGACAGCACCGAGGTCACCCCGGGCATCGGCGACGCTCGCACCGCGCTGCAGATCGCGCTCACCGCGCGAGAGTCGTGCGCGTCGGGCGGGGCAAGGATGGCAATCCCGGAATTGCCCGACCTGCGTCTGCTGGCCCCCGTTGGCGACAGCGGCCTCCGCGGCAGTTGATCAATGCAGGCGGGAGTGGCCCGATTCCGACGAAATTCCGATCCGCAGTTCGGGCCACGGACGCATGCACCTGGCCACCAGGTGCACAGTAGGCTCGTGGCATGAGCGTCTGGCGCGTCATGGGTCTGGAGACCGAGTACGGCGTCTCGGTCCCGGGTCAACCGGGCGCGAACGCGATGCTGATCTCCTCGCAGGTTGTCAACGCGTACGCGACCGCGACCTCCCGGGCCCGTCGCGCGCGCTGGGACTTCGAGGAGGAGAACCCGCTGCGCGACGCCCGCGGGTTCGACCTCTCACGCGACCTCGCCGACTCCAGCCAGCTGACCGACGAGGACGTCGGCCTGGCCAACGTGATCCTGACCAACGGCGCCCGGCTCTACGTCGACCACGCGCACCCGGAGTACTCCTCGCCGGAGTGCACCAACCCGCGCGACCTCGTCGCCTGGGACAAGGCCGGCGAGTCGATCATGGCCGTCGCCTCGGAGCAGGCCTCCCGCATCCCGGGCGCCCAGACGATCAACCTCTACAAGAACAACACCGACAACAAGGGCGCCTCCTACGGCACCCACGAGAACTACCTGATGGCGCGGGCGACGCCGTTCTCGGACATCGTCCGCCACCTCACACCGTTCTTCGTGACCCGTCAGGTGGTGTGCGGCGCCGGTCGGGTGGGCATCGGGCAGGACGGCCGCGGCCACGGCTTCCAGATCAGCCAACGCGCCGACTTCTTCGAGGTCGAGGTCGGGCTGGAGACCACGCTCAAGCGCCCTATCATCAACACCCGCGACGAACCGCACGCCGACGCCGAGAAGTACCGCCGCCTGCACGTAATCATCGGCGACGCGAACCTGGCAGAGATCTCCACCTACCTCAAACTCGGTACTGCCTCGCTGGTGCTGTCGATGATCGAGGACCGCTTCCTGTCGGTGGATCTGTCGGTCAGCTCGCCGGTCTCGACGCTGCATCAGATCTCGCACGACCCGACGCTGACCCACCTGGTGACCCTGCAGTCCGGCCGGAAACTGACGGCTGTTCAGTTGCAGATGGAGTACTGCGAGCAGGCCCGCAAGTACGTCGAGGACCGCTACGGCGCCGACGCCGACGACGTCACCCAGGACGTGCTCAACCGCTGGGAGTCGGTGCTGACCCGGCTGGCGACCGACCCGATGAGCCTGTCCCGGGAGCTGGACTGGGTCGCGAAGCTGGAGCTGCTCAACGGCTACCGCGAACGCGACGGGCTGAACTGGGACGCGCCCCGGTTGGCGTTGGTCGACCTGCAGTACAGCGACGTGCGGCCGGAGAAGGGGCTGTACAACAAGCTGGCCCAGCGCGACCGCTTCGACCGGATCGCGGCTGAGGCCAAGGTGTCGTGGGCGATGACGAATCCGCCCGAGGACACCCGCGCCTACTTCCGCGGCCGCTGCCTCGACCAGTACCCGGACGAGATCGCCGCGGCCTCCTGGGACTCAGTGATCTTCGACCTGCCCGGCCGCGACTCGCTGCAGCGGGTGCCGACCCTGGAACCCTTACGGGGCACCCGCAAGCACGTCGGCGAGCTGCTCGACCGTTGCTCGACGGCCGAGGAGCTGCTGCGCACCCTAGCCGGCGGCTGACGCGCCGACCTACGGTTCCACCGCACACAGGTAAGCGCCTACGGGTAAAATCACGTTACGGTCTTCGACCGGCGCGCGGCGCAGTCGCGTGGGAGTGCGACGAAGGGATTCCGCCATGGCGACCAAGGACACCGGTGGCGGGCAGGCGCAGGCCCGCAAGGGCGAGCAGACCGAGGAACAGGCACCGGCCGCGCAGGAATCCACCGACGTCGCCGAACGCCACGAGAAGCTGAGCGACGACGTCGACTCGATCCTCGACGAGATCGACGAGGTCCTCGAGGAGAACGCCGAGGAGTTCGTCCGTTCGTTCGTCCAGAAGGGCGGCGAATAACCCGTACCCGCGGGCCTGCCCGATCTGCTCCACGACGCACCGTGCCCGGTCCCCGGGACGGTGCGTTCGTCATTCCGCCGGGCAGTCCAGGGCACGCCTACGAGGGTGTTGAACGATGCGCCCGTCAGCCGTGATCGCCACTGGATAGGGTTTCAGCGTTCTGCACCGCGGCAG from Sporichthyaceae bacterium includes:
- a CDS encoding DMT family transporter, with the translated sequence MTAAAVPVALVAAALFALSWAAQHVAARREDQYEVLDPRLLVRLCRRPLWLAGRLAATAGVGVQFWALRLGPLSVVAPLMVLGLVIAVPLESLIERRRPDPGELRAVALTGAGIALFLEAAKPHRAHANPSWAAWSVVFAVAAVVVVAAGALHLAVPRWSAVSLAIATGTLFGVAAALLKAAATRASSPGSLLADPRLYLYIAVSIVALILTQNAFQRGRLSTPLVAITLCEPVTALFIGVLAFDEHLRMGPIRVTAAAFGAAAIVLGVRNLTTSMATEHARAVPGPTGKARTAP
- the arc gene encoding proteasome ATPase, which produces IPKAEVEELILEEVPDIAYTDIGGLGAQIEQIRDAIELPYLHADLYREHQLRPPKGVLLYGPPGCGKTLIAKAVANSLAKQVQAKAAADSDGSSKPAEGKSFFLNIKGPELLNKYVGETERHIRLVFQRAREKASEGMPVIVFFDEMDSIFRTRGSGVSSDVENTIVPQLLSEIDGVEGLENVIVIGASNREDMIDPAILRPGRLDVKIKIERPDAEAAGDIFSKYVLPELPLHPDDLKEHGGSVKATVDAMIQRTVERMYSESEENRFLEVTYANGDKEVLYFKDFNSGAMIENIVNRAKKMAIKDWLDQKQRGIRVSHLMAACVDEFKENEDLPNTTNPDDWARISGKKGERIVYIRTLISGKQGSEAGRSIDTVANTGQYL
- a CDS encoding Gfo/Idh/MocA family oxidoreductase, with product MSVQLGVLGFGKLGRIHAEHVATSERARLVAVCDSNPEALRSAQDRYGVRATADLAEFLAGDFDGVVIASPTPLHPEHIRAVARAGKAIFTEKPVGLSLTHTDQVLAEVDAAGVVFQIGFQRRWDERYRLVKKVIDSGDIGDPVLLKAHGRDPDASNPANWGLDRNGGLFLNCAIHDYDVARYLLGREVEAVGATGGALVHKALAERGDLDTCFTTLFFGEQAIAHTEWSRYAAYGYDVALEVVGTRGIVHFGRDQDRTVLVRDIRGGLTVFDVFADAYRRSIEAFASAIADSTEVTPGIGDARTALQIALTARESCASGGARMAIPELPDLRLLAPVGDSGLRGS
- the dop gene encoding depupylase/deamidase Dop, translating into MSVWRVMGLETEYGVSVPGQPGANAMLISSQVVNAYATATSRARRARWDFEEENPLRDARGFDLSRDLADSSQLTDEDVGLANVILTNGARLYVDHAHPEYSSPECTNPRDLVAWDKAGESIMAVASEQASRIPGAQTINLYKNNTDNKGASYGTHENYLMARATPFSDIVRHLTPFFVTRQVVCGAGRVGIGQDGRGHGFQISQRADFFEVEVGLETTLKRPIINTRDEPHADAEKYRRLHVIIGDANLAEISTYLKLGTASLVLSMIEDRFLSVDLSVSSPVSTLHQISHDPTLTHLVTLQSGRKLTAVQLQMEYCEQARKYVEDRYGADADDVTQDVLNRWESVLTRLATDPMSLSRELDWVAKLELLNGYRERDGLNWDAPRLALVDLQYSDVRPEKGLYNKLAQRDRFDRIAAEAKVSWAMTNPPEDTRAYFRGRCLDQYPDEIAAASWDSVIFDLPGRDSLQRVPTLEPLRGTRKHVGELLDRCSTAEELLRTLAGG
- a CDS encoding ubiquitin-like protein Pup, with protein sequence MATKDTGGGQAQARKGEQTEEQAPAAQESTDVAERHEKLSDDVDSILDEIDEVLEENAEEFVRSFVQKGGE
- a CDS encoding DegT/DnrJ/EryC1/StrS family aminotransferase — encoded protein: MLDVLASGHLSRYGRMDDPGFGHKVYSLECEFAQFCGVNHAVATSSGTGSLLVSLLAAGIRPGDEVLVPGFTYVASIGAIIHARAVPVLVEVDESLTMDPVDVAAKITDRTRGILAVHMLGNACDMDPICKIAADHGLILIEDVCQAGGGSYKGRRLGSFGEFGAFSLNRYKMMCAGDGGIITTNDRSLYERAFALHDQGHTPLRDGMKEAGPRSLIGLNFKMNELTGAVALAQLRKLEAMLTALRIRKAALKTALEAAVGPDPDWVYRTLPDPEGECSSLLTVLFPTQERAAAVAERLGTRTVAGSGWHVYGLMDQIVEHKTASPDWSEPARYAQPGDLPRTDDILARALNISVGVVDSGIGAGFGINIHAEQPEIDAVAATFAAACTEA
- a CDS encoding DUF559 domain-containing protein; its protein translation is MDPLVALTKCGGAARWGRLRVMGVPERALRSATDRGVVLSIARGSYALPTAPPGLLAAVRLGGVASHVTAARLHGLGTWAELDELHVTIPLGSSRAARGVRVHRAALGAADVETWPAVTSVRRTVLDCARTLSLVDAVCVIDSALRAHLVRTVDLHAAAAVAAGPGATALRRAVAHLDRKADSPLESVLRLLLDLGSGEVRSQVWIAGVGVVDFLVDDWLVIEGDGFEFHADREAYRIDRRRANGLAARGYVLLRFTWEDVRFRPGWVAAEVERVRRRGPATPPAEGC